ACAACACCTAAGTCATGGGTTACGAGGATCATCGCCATATCCAGTTCTTTTTGCAGTTCTCCGATCAGTTCCATAATCTGTGCCTGAATGGTTACGTCCAGAGCAGTTGTCGGCTCATCCGCAATCAGGATCTCCGGTTTACATGCAAGTGCGATTGCGATCATCGCTCTCTGTCTCATACCGCCTGAAAATTCAAACGGATACTGTTTCATTCGTTTTTCTGCATTTGGTATTTTAACCAGCTGCAGCATTTCTAAAGCTTCTTTATATGCTTCTTCTTTAGAAATCTGTCTATGGATCAGAATACTTTCTGCAATCTGATCTCCGATCTTCATGGTCGGATTCAGTGAAGTCATTGGATCCTGGAAAATCATTGAAATCTTGCTTCCTCGAATGGAAACCATTTCATTTTCTGACTTTTTCAGAAGATCTTCCCCGTGGAACAATACTTCAGAGTTTTCACCTATTATTGTGTTCGATTCTGGAAGCAATCGCATGATTGCTTTTGAAGATACTGTCTTACCACAGCCAGACTCTCCTACAATCGCAAGAGTTTCTCCTTTATGCAGATTAAAATCAATTCCTCTTACTGCATGTGAGATTCCGGCATAGGTCTTGAAAGATACCTCCAGGTTTTTCACTTCCAGTATTTTTTCTTTCATCTTGTAGTTCCCCCTTTTATTTTCTCAGCTTCGGATCCAATGCATCTGAAAGTCCATCACCGATCAGATGGAAAGTCAGCATTGTAAGTACGATCATCAGACATGGGAAGAACAATTCATGTGGGTAAAACATAAGCTGCTGCTGTCCTGCTGATGCAAGTGCTCCCCAGCTGGTTTCCGGTGGTCTTACTCCAAGTCCGATATAACTTAAGAAAGCCTCACTGAAAATAAATCCCGGAACTGACATCGTGATATCAACCATAATAATTCCAAGTGTATTCGGAAGAAGATGTTTGACAATAATACGTCCGGTTGATGCACCAAGTGCTGTTGCTGCCTGCACATAATCCTGTTCCTTGATCTGAAGGATCTGTCCTCTTACCATACGCGCGGTTCCTACCCACGCGGTAAGGCTCATTGCAAAAACAAGGGAGAACATACTTCTTCCAAGTACCATGGATAAAATTACTACAATGATCAGATATGGCAGGTTTCCGATAAATTCGCAGATACGCATGATGATGTCATCTACCAGTCCGCCTTTTAATCCTGCCAGCGCTCCAAGAAGTGCTCCGATCACAAACATTACCAATGTACAACATAAACCAATATAAATTGAAATACGTCCACCTACACAGACACGGGTAAAGAGATCTCTTCCCATATCATCTGTACCAAACCAGTGTGCACTGCTTGGTCCCTGATTCTTGATCGACGCATCGATCAGCTGATAATCCTGTCCTGTGACCATTGGTCCGATAAACAGGAGCACTACGATCAGGCCTAATAATATAAGACCAAATATTGCAAGTTTGTTTTCCCTGAATCTTCTCCAGACATCCGCCCAATAGGTCAGGGATTTCTCTCCGATATCTTCACCAGATAATCCTTCCGTCCCAACACGTTTAAAATCATCTGATTCATTCCATTCTTCTGTCATTACTACCTCTTTTGTACTCATCAGAAGCCCTCCTATTTCTTACCTTTTGCAACTCGGATTCTCGGATCGACGATTCCATACAGAATGTCTACTACAATCAGCGAGCCAACGAACAAAATAGCAAAGAAAATTGTAAGACCGATTACCATCGTATAATCATTATCCGAAACTGCTTTTACATAGTAGAATCCAAGTCCCGGAATCGCAAACATACGTTCAAGGATGAATGATCCTGCAAAAATTCCTGCCAGAGAAGGTCCGATCATAGTAATGATAGGAAGCATTGCATTTCTCAAAACATGTTTCCGTACAACTCTCTTCTTTGTACATCCCTTTGCTTTTGCTGTAATAATATAATCTTCTCCGATAACAGATAAGGTACTGCTTCTCATATATTTTGTATAAGATGCGATACCGCCGATCGCATATGCGGCAACCGGAAGAATATAATGTTTCATTTGTCCCCAGCCGAATACCGGCACCAGTTTCCACTTAAATGCCAGAAAATACTGCAATACAGATGCAAATACGAAACTAGGAACACAAATAGCTAATACAACGAGTACCCTTATGACATGATCCACCGGTTTTCCCCTGTTAAGAGCCGCTACCATTCCAAGACATATACCAATCGTTGTCTGGAAGAGTAGTCCCAACAAACCTATCTTCGCTGATACCAGCGTATTGTTTTTAATAATGTCATTTGCTGACTGACCGGTATAAATAATAGATTCTCCGAAGTCTCCTGTTGTAAGAAGATTCTTCATATAAGTTGTATACCGTTTTACTACCGGCTGATCGAGTCCGTATTTCTCACGGATAATCTGCTGTGCCTGTTCAGGCATCTGACCAACCTTCGCAGCGATCGGATCTCCGGGAGCACCTGCTACCAAGAAAAATGTCGCTGTCGTAATCAAGAACAATGTCAAAACAGCATATGCCAGCCTTTTCCCAATAAATTTAACCATACCTTCAGTTCCTTTCTCCTTTTTTCTTTTGATTTTCATACAGAACATGCGGGACAACCATGTAGTGTAATTCTATCTCTTTACAGATATCTTCGACTGTCCCTTTATGAAACAGATCCAAAATTCTCTGATGATTGATGTGGACCACATCAAATGGTACCAGAGTTTTTGTATCCATCGTATAATATGCCGCCGTATTCCCTCCTTCCAGTATTTTCCAGATTCTATGAAGTTTTTCACTGTGTGCGGTCTTCACAATACATTCATGGAACTGTTCATCGAATTTTATAACATCATACAGATTTTTCTGATTGGCCGCTTTCTCCATGGAAAGGACAAGCTTCTGCATCTCTTCATCCTGTTCTTTGCTGATCTCTCCCCCGCACATCTGCACTGCCAGTTTCTCAAGCGTAGACTGGATCAGGTATGTTTCCTGCATCTCTTCATAAGTCATCGTCTTTACTACGCAGCCTTTCTGCGCTTCATATACAACCAACCCTTCTTCTTCAATCTGCCTGAGAGCTTCTCTTAAGGGACCTCTGCTGACTTTCAGCTCTTCTGCTACTTTTGCCTCTATAATTCGTTCTCCCGGTTTGATCTCTCCTGATAAAATCTTATGTCTTAAAATTTCAACTACTTGCTCTCTTAATGTTTTACGTATTATCATTTTGTCTTCCTTTTCACAATTTTTTAGAGTTCATAGGCTTATTTAATAATGTTACTACGATAAGTCTACATCATTTTGTGCAGAATGTCAAATGTAAACATTTGTTATTCTGCATTTTCTTCTATAAAAAACAAAAATCTTGCAAGAATGTTAAATATTTCTCACAAGATTTTTGTTTTTTTATAATATCTTTCACTTATTTCAGTACCAGTTTTGCTGCTCCGCAGATTCCTGCATCATTTGCAAGTTCTGCGAGTGCAAATTCTGTATCTTTGTCTGCAAAGAATGCCATTTCTTTAAATGGACCTTTGATGTAATCCAGCAGAACCTCTCCGGCTTTTGATACCCCTCCGCCGATTACGATAACCGCCGGATCACAGGCAGCTGCAAGGTTCGCCAGCGCATGTCCCAGATACTTTCCAAATTCAGTTGCGATTTCGATTGCAACTTCGTCTCCGGCTTTCACTGCATCAAACACTTCTTTCGCAGACATCTCTGCCACATTTCTGAGGGTACTTGGTTTCTCATCTTTTGCAAGACGCATATTGGCAAGTCTTGTGATTCCTGTTGCAGAAGCATACTGTTCCAGACAGCCTTTCTTTCCACATCCACAGGTTTCTGTCTCCTGGTAGTTTACACACAAATGACCGATCTCTCCGCCAGCACCGTGTGCCCCTACAAGGCACTTTCCATCCACGATGATTCCACCGCCAACACCGGTTCCAAGGGTAACCATAATAACATTCTTGTGGCCTTTTCCGCCACCTTTCCACATCTCACCAAGCGCAGCTACATTTGCATCATTCCCCGGAATCACTTTCATTCCGTCAAGAAGCTCTTCCAGTTCACGTGTCACTTCTTTGTATCCCCATCCGAGATTTGCTGTATTCTGAACAATTCCATCCTCGGTTACCGGTGCCGGAAGCCCCATTCCAAGTCCGATGATCTGTTCCTTCACCAGTTTCTTTTCTGCCATCTTTGCTTTCACTGCCTGCGCAATATCCGGGAGGATTGCTTCTCCCTGGTTCTCAGTACGTGTCTTGATCTCCCATTTGTCAAGAAGCTCTCCGTCTTCCTGAAAAAGTCCCATCTTTACTGTCGTTCCGCCTATATCGATACCAAAACAATATTTCATCTGTCTCCTGCTCCTTACATATTCTTTTTTAGATTTTCTTGTACTCGGCGGTACAGCTCCTGCGCTGCGTTATAGCCCATTTGTTTCTGTCTGTGGTTGACTGCCGCTGATTCTACGATAATGGCAACATTACGTCCCGGGCGGATTGGAATACTGTGACATACAACCTTATTACCAAGAAATTCTGTATACTCCTCAGTAAGTCCAAGCCTGTCGTACTCGCGATCCTTGTTCCAGTCCTCAAGCGTAATGACGAGATCAATATTTTGTGTCTCTCTTACACTCTGCACACCAAACAGCGTCTTTACGTCAATGATACCAATTCCGCGAAGTTCAATAAAATGGCGGGTAATATCCGGTGCTGTACCAACAAGAGTATCATCACTGACCTTCCGGATCTCCACCACGTCATCTGTTACCAGACGATGACCTCGCTTGATCAGCTCCAGTGCCGCCTCACTTTTACCGATACCGCTGTCTCCCATGATCAGAACACCGACTCCATAACAGTCCACCAGTACCCCGTGAATTGAAATACACGGTGCCAGTTCCACTTTCATCCAGCGGATCAGTTCTGCTGAAAAGGAAGAAGTCTGTTTATCCGTAATAAATACCGGAATATTGTTCTTCACTGCTTTCTCCAGAAATTCCGGATCCGGCTGCAGATTTCTGCAGAAAATAAAGCATGGAATCCCATACTCAAGCAGTGTATCATATATTTTCATCTTATGCTCATATTCCAGTGTCTGCAGATAAGTGTACTCTACATATCCGATAAGCTGAATCCGTTCGCAATCAAAATGATCAAAAAATCCGGCGAGCTGAAGTGCCGGACGGTTAATATCCGGAATTTTTACTTCCCGCTGTGTCATATCGACATCCGGAGTAAGATTTCTAAGTTCCATCTTCTCTACGATTTTTGTTAATGTAACTCCCATAGTCCTGTCTCCTTTTATTGTTCTTCCATCAGAGTAGCTTCTGTATCTTCCTTTTCGCTTCCCCTGAAAAAATTATACACGTTT
The sequence above is drawn from the Coprococcus comes ATCC 27758 genome and encodes:
- a CDS encoding ROK family glucokinase, with the translated sequence MKYCFGIDIGGTTVKMGLFQEDGELLDKWEIKTRTENQGEAILPDIAQAVKAKMAEKKLVKEQIIGLGMGLPAPVTEDGIVQNTANLGWGYKEVTRELEELLDGMKVIPGNDANVAALGEMWKGGGKGHKNVIMVTLGTGVGGGIIVDGKCLVGAHGAGGEIGHLCVNYQETETCGCGKKGCLEQYASATGITRLANMRLAKDEKPSTLRNVAEMSAKEVFDAVKAGDEVAIEIATEFGKYLGHALANLAAACDPAVIVIGGGVSKAGEVLLDYIKGPFKEMAFFADKDTEFALAELANDAGICGAAKLVLK
- a CDS encoding ABC transporter permease, giving the protein MVKFIGKRLAYAVLTLFLITTATFFLVAGAPGDPIAAKVGQMPEQAQQIIREKYGLDQPVVKRYTTYMKNLLTTGDFGESIIYTGQSANDIIKNNTLVSAKIGLLGLLFQTTIGICLGMVAALNRGKPVDHVIRVLVVLAICVPSFVFASVLQYFLAFKWKLVPVFGWGQMKHYILPVAAYAIGGIASYTKYMRSSTLSVIGEDYIITAKAKGCTKKRVVRKHVLRNAMLPIITMIGPSLAGIFAGSFILERMFAIPGLGFYYVKAVSDNDYTMVIGLTIFFAILFVGSLIVVDILYGIVDPRIRVAKGKK
- the hprK gene encoding HPr(Ser) kinase/phosphatase encodes the protein MGVTLTKIVEKMELRNLTPDVDMTQREVKIPDINRPALQLAGFFDHFDCERIQLIGYVEYTYLQTLEYEHKMKIYDTLLEYGIPCFIFCRNLQPDPEFLEKAVKNNIPVFITDKQTSSFSAELIRWMKVELAPCISIHGVLVDCYGVGVLIMGDSGIGKSEAALELIKRGHRLVTDDVVEIRKVSDDTLVGTAPDITRHFIELRGIGIIDVKTLFGVQSVRETQNIDLVITLEDWNKDREYDRLGLTEEYTEFLGNKVVCHSIPIRPGRNVAIIVESAAVNHRQKQMGYNAAQELYRRVQENLKKNM
- a CDS encoding ABC transporter permease — protein: MSTKEVVMTEEWNESDDFKRVGTEGLSGEDIGEKSLTYWADVWRRFRENKLAIFGLILLGLIVVLLFIGPMVTGQDYQLIDASIKNQGPSSAHWFGTDDMGRDLFTRVCVGGRISIYIGLCCTLVMFVIGALLGALAGLKGGLVDDIIMRICEFIGNLPYLIIVVILSMVLGRSMFSLVFAMSLTAWVGTARMVRGQILQIKEQDYVQAATALGASTGRIIVKHLLPNTLGIIMVDITMSVPGFIFSEAFLSYIGLGVRPPETSWGALASAGQQQLMFYPHELFFPCLMIVLTMLTFHLIGDGLSDALDPKLRK
- a CDS encoding ABC transporter ATP-binding protein translates to MKEKILEVKNLEVSFKTYAGISHAVRGIDFNLHKGETLAIVGESGCGKTVSSKAIMRLLPESNTIIGENSEVLFHGEDLLKKSENEMVSIRGSKISMIFQDPMTSLNPTMKIGDQIAESILIHRQISKEEAYKEALEMLQLVKIPNAEKRMKQYPFEFSGGMRQRAMIAIALACKPEILIADEPTTALDVTIQAQIMELIGELQKELDMAMILVTHDLGVVASVADKIQVMYAGKIVERGDVREIFYQSTHPYTRALLDSVPKIHSTNKETLYSLKGTPPDLINPPVGCSFAPRCEYGMNICRKKYPELTKFSDTQECNCWLHDPRADVSNLPENMIRRRQ
- a CDS encoding GntR family transcriptional regulator — its product is MIIRKTLREQVVEILRHKILSGEIKPGERIIEAKVAEELKVSRGPLREALRQIEEEGLVVYEAQKGCVVKTMTYEEMQETYLIQSTLEKLAVQMCGGEISKEQDEEMQKLVLSMEKAANQKNLYDVIKFDEQFHECIVKTAHSEKLHRIWKILEGGNTAAYYTMDTKTLVPFDVVHINHQRILDLFHKGTVEDICKEIELHYMVVPHVLYENQKKKGERN